The nucleotide sequence CGCAGCCGAAGGGGAAGCAGAACCCGAAGGTGAAGTAGGCGCCGCCGCCGAGGCTCGCGTTCTGGTCGCGGGCGATGTCGGTGAACGAGCCGCGGAACGGCGTCGGGGCGGTGAACCCGCTGCCGGTGTTGATCGCGACCTTGACGGGGTTGGCGCCGTCGGTGAAGACGCGGTCGGTAAGGCCGTCGCCGTTGACGTCGGCGAGGGTGGCGTTGGTCAGCGAGGTGCCCGTCGTGGCCGAAAAGCCGCCCGCGAAGCCGTAGTTGTCGAGGTTGAAGCCCAGGTTCACCCCGGCGTTGCGGGTCGACGCGTCGTTGACGGGGCCGCCGCCCCACGGCTCGCGGGCGGCGAAGCGGTAGCCGAGGTTGAGTGCCGCGTCGCCGTTGGCGTACACCTTGTCGGGCAGGCTGTCGCCGTTGATGTCGATCAGGTCGAATCTGGTGTCGGACTCGCCGCCTCCGAGGTTGCCGCCGATACCGAGCGCGGGCATCTCGGTGCCGGTCCGCGCGGTGGTGGCGGAGGCGTCGCCGGAGGGGGCGTCGGTGCCGCTCGCGGTGGCGACGGTCCGGGCGGGGCTGCCCGCGCTGACCGACACGCCGCCGGAGACGGAGTCGGACTCGCGGACGTTGCCGCCGAGGGCGCCCCGGGTGGTGCCGAGGCCGCCGTCCATGTCGGAGTACTGGATCTCCTGTGCGCCGACGACGTCGGGGAAGCGGTCGCCGTTGAGGTCGAGGAAGTCGACCGAGCCCGCGGTGGTGCCCAGCGCGCCGGTGCCGCCGAACGGGCCGACCGTCAGCGTCGTGGAGACCTGCGCGGTATAGCCGCGCCGGATCGGGCCGGTCGACCCGGCGAGGTCGGCGTCGGTGACGATGTCGACGGTGTCCAGGCCGAGCCGCGAACTCGCCGCCGCGTCCGCGCCGACCCAGGTGCTGTCGTCGGAGGCGACCCAGCGGCCCTGGGCCGGTTGTGGGGCGAACACCGCGATGCGCGGGGTGGGCACGCGCGGGTCCGCGGTGAACGCGGCGAGGTCGGCGTCGACGGGCGCGTCGGGCAGCGCGGACGTGTAACTCTGGTCGAGCACAAGCTCGTTCTGCGCGATGGGCGCGGTGGCCCGGTCGCGGTTGCCCTGGTACCCGATCACGCCCCAGCCGCGGTACGGCTGCGCGAACGCGCCCTGTTCGGCGGGGGCGTGCAGCGCGCTGGGCACCTGGGTGAAGGTCGAGCCGCCGTTGGTGCTGACGCGCACGGTCTGCGACGTGAGCAGGCCGGGGATCTTCGTGTTCGTCGTGCTCAGGTCGAAGAACAGGTCGTCGCCCTGCGTGACCGGCACGTTCAGCCGGGTCAGCGACGCGGGCAGGCCGGCGCCGAGCACGATGTCGATCGACCGCTTGCCGACGAGCGTCCCGTCGCGCTTCTTGACGGTGAGGAAGATCTTGGCGTTCTCGGTGTTGGCCAGCATCTGGATGTCCGGCTCGACCACGAGCGTGCCGGTCTGCGTCGCCGTGTACGAACTCTGCGGCGCGGTCAGGGTGTTGACCGGGTACAGGTTCATCTCGTACGGCGGGTTCACCACGATCGTCGGGTTGCCCGCGGCGTCGACGACCGAGTCGACGCCGGTCGCCTGCGTGTAGTGCGCCCTCGGCGTCCACCGCAGCGCGTTCGCGTCGATGGGGGAGTCCACCAGCAGTTTCCACGAGAGCCGTTCGCGTGCGGCGACCGCGACGTTCAGGTTGATCGGCGTGGTGCCGGTGGACGCGGCGGGCAGGACCTTGCGGATCAGCTCGTTGGTGACCGCGTTGCCGAAGATGTCGGTCGTCTCGTGGGTGATCAGCACCGTCACGCTGTCCGAGGTGGCCTTGGTCTTGACCACGTCGCCGGTGATCCGCAACGTCCCGGTCAGCGGCGCCGTCACCTGGGAGGACCGCCCGGCGAGGGTGAAGTCGTTCCGCGCGTCGAACTCCGTGGTGCTCAGCCCGTTGACGTCGGTGGCCGGGGGCATCCCGACGTACGTGACCGTCGGATCCCACGCGACCGTGTCGTATTGGCCGTCCAGGATGGACTGGACGCGGAAGTAGACCGCCTCTCCCTTGTGCACCCGCACGGCGTCGACGCCGGTCGGCGCGAACTCGAAGTGGTCGTCCGGGCCGATCCGTTGCGCCCACAGCTCGCTGTCGCCGTGCTGGATGGTGACGCGGACGCCGTCGGCCTTGTCGTACTCCGCGCGCTGCGGGGACGTGTCCTGGACGAGGTGGACGCGGCCGTCGATGCGCACCGTCCCGTCGTACGGCGCCACCCAGCGCCGGACGCTGTCCATCAGCGGCGAGTTGTCCACGGCCCGCTCGAACGCGGCGGTCTGGTCCCCGACGATCGTGCCCGTCGTCTCCCCGGTGCCGACCGGCACGGGCGTGTCGCCGCTGTTCGCGGTGTAGACGGGGTTGCCGTTCGCGTCGAGGTGCCCGTAGAGCACGCCGCCGTTGTTCACCAGGTCGGCGATGCCGTCGGCGTTCACGTCCGTGAAGTAGCGGTCCGAGGTGGTCGTCGTCGACACGAAGTCGAGCTGGCCGTTGACCCCGGCGTACGCCTCGATCCCGACGGTGCCGGACAGCGTCGTCTCGCGGGAGATGCCGGGCAGCCCGGTCAGCGGGATCGCGGTGTCGCCGAACTTCGGCTGCCCGCCCGGCCCGGAGAGGTTCGGCCGGTAGAACACCTCGCCGTTCTTGCGGAAGACCTTGTCGGGCAGGTTGTCGCCGTTCACGTCCTGCAGTGCGAGCAGGCCGTCCGAAACCCCGGCGTTGCCGCCGACCTTGACGCCCACCGACCCGCTCTTGACCGGCGCCGCCGGGTTGTAGCCGACGTACAGGTGCCCGCCCGCGCCCACGGTCGTGGTGGCCGACAGCGCGCCGGCCTCGCCGCCGGGGACGTTCACGCCGAGGTCGTCGTCCGGGACCGTCCAGCCCTCGGCGGCGGTGAACGCGGTGTAGTCGCCCGACGCGTCGCGGACGTCGTCGTAGTAGTCGAAGGCGTGGGTGTTGAACAGAGCGCCGTCCTCGCCGAACTGCGACACCGACGCCAGCAGGGTCTTCGCGAACGCGCCCTTGCGGTAGTCGAGTTCGTACGCGCGGATCAGCTGGTCGTCGAGCCTGACCTCGATCCGGCGCAGCAGGTCGGCGGTCACCCTCTTGAAGCCGAGCCGGGCGTCGATCTGCACGTCGGAGCGGCGCTGCTCGGTGCGTTCGCGGTCCCGCACGAACGTCACCGAGTAGCGGCCCTCGGTGTCGCCGCGGCCGGTGTACGTGATGCGCTTCGGGTAGAGGTTGGTGCCCGGCACGGTCGCGTTCGCGGTGCCGCCGTCGTCCACCCGGGCGTAGTGGTAGCGCATGAGGTTGTCGTGGGTGTCGCGGACCTCGCGCAGCGCCCACACACCGGTGTTGCCGGCGGCGTCGGCCAGCGTCGTGTCCGGTGCGCCGCCGAACACCATGCGGACGCCCCGCTTGTCGGTGACCTCCCACCAGTAGTCGCCGGGGGAGTCGCCGTGCCGCACGATCCGGTCGAACCCGCTCTCGACGCGGCTGTGGAAGACCTTCTCGGCCGTCCTCGGCCGGAGTTCGCCCCGATTCGCGACCGGCGTCAGTTGCTCGCCGTTGAGCAGGTAGGTCTCGGTCTCCAGCGCGGCGTCGTAGCGCGGCACGCCCCAGCGGGTGTCGACCGTGACCGTCGGGACGGTGAGGTCCCATCCGGTGCCCAGCCAGCCGTCGCCGCCCGAGGAGTTGTAGGCGACCGACAGCTTCGGCTCCAGCCCGGCCCGCCCCTTCGGCACCTCCAGCGGGTACGTCAGCCGTGCGTCACCGCTGCCGGTCGCCGACGGGGCCTCGATCAGGTGGACGCCGGCCCCCGGGTCGGCGGCCTTGATGTCCTTGATCTCGTTCGGGTCGAACGACGTGCCCTCGGGGTGCTCGGGCGTCGTCACCGCGGGGCCGCCCCCGGCGGCCGGCTGCCCGCCCGGGAGTGCCTGCCCCGGCGGGACGATCCCCAGGGCCAGCAGCACCACGGTCAGGACGACGAACAGCCATTTGTGCCGGACGCGACGCGCCGACGCCAGGACAATCATGTCCCGTTCCCCCCGATATGAGACGTGCTTGCGCAGGCCTGACGGAACTCCCGAACGGACGACGGCGTCGAGCACACCGGCGACCTCTCGGACGCACGCGGACAGCATGGACTGTCACGGGCGAACCGGGAAGATCTTCCTGGGAAAGTTTTCGATCAAATGCGGTCGGCTGCGCGATGCGCGCGGCCGACGCGGGCGGTCACGCGCCCTGCCGCCGCCACCGTTCGGGCGGCCCCGTGCCGGTGTGGTCCGGTATCGGCTGGCTGGTCGTCGTCCTGCTCGGCACGTCCGTCGGCCCGGACGCCGGCGCGGCCTTCGACCACGTCTGGTACCTGCTGGCCGCCGCGTCCCTGGCCTCGGCCGGTGCCTTTCTCTTCCTCGCCACCGGGGCCGGGACGCGTGGTGTGCCGTCGCCGTCCGCCACACCGGGCGCGTCCGCCGCCCCCGAGCCCGCCGGGCACGCCTGAATCCGCGCGCGTCGACGCCGGGGAGCCGAGCCGCGGGTTCGCGCCGCCGGGTCCCCGGCCGCGCCGGCCGTCCGCGTTTCCGCGTCACGCGCGGTGTCCGGGGCGAACCGGCCGGTTTGTGCGTCTCCCGCGGATCTCCCTCTTGCGCGAACCTGTTCTCGCGGTTAACTATACCAGTCAGTCTTGTTTTTGATCCTGGCCCCAGACTCGGGAGGAGTACCCGGTGAGTTCTGCCGTGGAGAAGTTGACGCGGTTGGTGGACGCGAAAGACCGCTTCGACCATGCGCATGCCGAGTTGCGTGAGGTGCAGGCGGCGGCACTGAACGAGCGGTTCCAGGAGCGCAGGGACCGCATCAAGCTCCTGGCCCGCCGTGCGGAGGACGCCGGCGTCACGGAGATCCGCGACCGGGCGGACGCGGTGTCGCTGCTGTTCCCGCACACCGCGTACAAGAGCTACCCGGAGAGCTTCCTCATCGAGGAGCGGTGGGACCGGCTGGGCAAGTGGCTCGGCACGGTGTCGCCGTACCCGATCAGCCCGTTCGAGACCTCGGACATCGGCGGCATCGACGAGTGGATCGACCGGCTCCAGGCCCACGGCCATTACGTCTCGTGTTCCAGCGGCACCACGGGCAAGTCGGCGATGCTGCTCGCGTCCGAGAAGGACATGGACTGGTCGCGCAAGGACACCGTGAACGTCTTCGCGTGGGGCTCGGGCGTACAACCCGCGCAGGACCGGCGGATCATGGGGCTCGGGGCGACCGCGTCGGTGCCCAAGAACCTGGTCATCGCCGAGGCGCAGCGGGCGGCGTTCGCGGATCCGTCGAAGGACGCGTTCCGCATGCCGGTGCCGCCGATCACGGTGGGCTCGCTGACGCGCATGGTGGTGCTGCGCAAGAAGATCGCCGACGGCACCGCGCAGCCGGACGAGCTGGCCGACTTCGAGCGCACGTCGCAGGAGCGCCAGGAGACGATGGACAAGGCGGTCATCGCCGCGGCCGAGGCCGTCGTGGAATTCCGCGGGGACAAGCTCTACCTCGCGGGGATGTGGAACTCGCTCTACCAGGTCGCGAGGATCGTCCGCGACATGGGCTACTCGGCCAAGGACTTCCACCCCGACAACTGCATCTACGTCGGCGGCGGCCTCAAACGCGCGCAACTCCCGGACGACTACCAGGAGTTCGTGCACCAGACGTTCAACATCCCGGGCAACCGCGACTTCCAGAACTACTCCATGCAGGAGCTGAACTCCGGCATGCCGAAGTGCCAGAAGGGCAACCGCTACCACGTGCCGCCGTGGATCGTGCCCTTCGCGCTGGACGAGACCGGCGACACCCTGCTGCCCCACGAGTCGGGCGAACTCGAGGGCCGTGCGGGGTTCTTCGACCTCTCCCTGGACGGGCGCTGGGGCGGGATCATCACCGGCGACAAGATCAGCCTCGACCTCGACCCGTGCGCCTGCGGCAACAAGGGCCCGTCGATCCGCAACAACATCGTCCGGTACGCCGACATCCAGGCCGGCGACGACAAGATCGGCTGCGCCGGCACGGTCGACGCCTACGTGAGGGGACTTTCGTGACCGCCACCCACACCGAGCCCGCGGCGGACACCGTCGTGTCGGCGCCGTTCTTCCTGTACGGCGACCTGGTCGACGGCGACGACGAGAAGCACCGCTCGCGTGACCTGGGCGTCACGTTCGCGACGCCGCGCATGGCCATGGACCGCGTGGTGCGCCCGCGCGGCGAGGTCCCGCCGCTGCTGAACGTCCCGCTCGCGGAGATCATCGACTTCCTCGTCGAGACCGGCGAGCGGATCCGCGACCCGAGGAATCCGTTCATACGGGACTGCATCGACCGCATGTCCTCGACGCACGTCCTGCCGCGCTCGGTCCTGGAGTCGCAGGTCGTCGGGGCCGCGCACTACCTCGACAAGCGCCTGCTGGAGACGGTGGTCGAGCAGAACTTCCCGGACCCGAGGGCGCTCGACGCGTGGGTGCCGAAGAGCGATTTCACCGGGCGCAAGAGTTTCGTGCGCGCGTTCGCGCCCCGGCTGATCCACGTGCTGCCCGGCAACTCCCCGGGGGTCGCGGTCAAATCCATCGCGCAGGGGGCGATGGTCAAGGCCGTCAACCTGTTCAAGATGTCGTCGAGCGACCCGTTCACCACCGTCGCGATCCTGCGGACGATGGCCGACATCGACCCGGACCACGCGATCGTGAAGTCGATGGCGGCGGTGTACTGGCGCGGCGGCGACGACGCGGTGGAGCGCGTGCTGTACCGGCCGCAGTACTTCGACAAGATCGTGGCGTGGGGCGGCGGCGACGCGATCAACAACGTCATCAAGTACCTGGGCCCGGGCTTCCAGTTGGTGTCGTTCGATCCGAAGACGTCGATCTCGATGGTCGGCCGCGAGGCCTTCGCGAGTGAGGAATCCCTCGACGAGGCCGCCGAGTTGGCCGCGTCCGACGTCATGGTCCTCAACCAGGAGGCCTGCGTCGCCAGCCGGTTCGTCTACGTCGAGGCGAACGAGGCCGACGCGGACCGGTTCTCCGAGAAGCTCCAGACCCGGATCGCGGCCAAGGCGGCGGCCTCCGGCGACGTCCGGCCGCTCGACCACGAACTGCGCGAGCAGATCGACACGCTGATGATGCTCGACGACGAATTCGGCGTCTGGGGACGGACGGACGGCAAGGGCGTGGTCATCCGCTCCGACGCCCCGGTCGACTTCCACCCGATCAACAAGACCGCCAACGTCGTCCGGGTCGACCGGCTCGAAGACGCGATGAAGTACGTCAACGTCGCGACGCAGACCGTCGGCTTCTACCCGTTCGACCGCATGCCCGACTACCGCGACCACCTGGCCAGCGGCGGCGCCCAGCGCATCGTCCGCCTCGGCGA is from Yinghuangia sp. ASG 101 and encodes:
- a CDS encoding acyl-CoA reductase gives rise to the protein MTATHTEPAADTVVSAPFFLYGDLVDGDDEKHRSRDLGVTFATPRMAMDRVVRPRGEVPPLLNVPLAEIIDFLVETGERIRDPRNPFIRDCIDRMSSTHVLPRSVLESQVVGAAHYLDKRLLETVVEQNFPDPRALDAWVPKSDFTGRKSFVRAFAPRLIHVLPGNSPGVAVKSIAQGAMVKAVNLFKMSSSDPFTTVAILRTMADIDPDHAIVKSMAAVYWRGGDDAVERVLYRPQYFDKIVAWGGGDAINNVIKYLGPGFQLVSFDPKTSISMVGREAFASEESLDEAAELAASDVMVLNQEACVASRFVYVEANEADADRFSEKLQTRIAAKAAASGDVRPLDHELREQIDTLMMLDDEFGVWGRTDGKGVVIRSDAPVDFHPINKTANVVRVDRLEDAMKYVNVATQTVGFYPFDRMPDYRDHLASGGAQRIVRLGEAGPSTIGNPHDAMYPLHRFVHWMAHEDGTA